A single genomic interval of Salinarchaeum sp. IM2453 harbors:
- a CDS encoding IS4 family transposase, protein MTYSPPDSVVVERIKRAFPSDELRDRGRAMTERDRKFDFVALFYTLSFGFAAGSDRSLQAFLERYVEMADCDSLSYPSFYEWFSPAFVALLREILDDAIEDLDPGRNDLRGRLEHFRDVLIVDATFISLYQDAKDVYRATGDDQAGLKLHLTESLSTGLPTRFRTTDGATHERSQLPTGEWVADALILFDLGFYDFWLFDRIDANDGWFVSRVKSNANPKVVEELRTWRGNSITLEGKSLKGVLDDLQRQEIDVLVELEFDRKRGSSATATRQFRLVGLLNEDEDEYHLYFTNLPRNEYSAPDIAQLYRARWEVELLFKELKSRFGLDEINTTKPYIIEALVIMAAISLMISREIVDELHKLDAKRREAADADESASRLPPRRGSLAVERHSHLIQLYLMLELGYELPDLDELLLWASQNPNPHRERLRREVESGEFAFDRD, encoded by the coding sequence ATGACCTACTCTCCACCGGATTCGGTAGTAGTTGAGCGAATCAAAAGAGCGTTTCCCTCCGATGAATTGCGCGACCGCGGTCGCGCAATGACAGAACGTGACCGAAAATTCGACTTCGTCGCACTGTTCTACACACTCTCGTTTGGATTTGCTGCTGGGTCAGATCGGTCTCTTCAGGCGTTTCTTGAACGCTACGTGGAGATGGCTGACTGTGATTCTCTCTCATATCCCTCCTTCTACGAGTGGTTCTCACCAGCGTTCGTTGCACTCCTTCGAGAGATCCTCGATGACGCTATCGAGGATCTCGACCCCGGCAGAAACGACTTGAGAGGGCGTCTCGAACACTTTCGAGACGTTCTCATCGTTGACGCAACATTCATCTCACTCTACCAAGACGCTAAAGATGTCTACAGAGCAACTGGTGATGACCAAGCTGGGCTGAAGTTACACTTGACCGAGTCGCTTTCGACCGGCCTTCCAACCCGGTTTCGAACCACCGATGGAGCGACCCATGAACGGAGTCAGCTACCCACCGGCGAGTGGGTAGCTGACGCCCTCATCCTGTTCGATCTCGGGTTCTACGATTTCTGGCTGTTCGACCGTATAGACGCCAATGACGGGTGGTTTGTCTCCCGCGTCAAGTCCAATGCTAACCCGAAGGTCGTCGAAGAGTTACGAACATGGCGGGGCAACAGTATCACGCTGGAAGGGAAGTCGCTGAAGGGCGTCCTCGACGACCTTCAGCGACAGGAGATCGACGTTCTCGTGGAATTGGAGTTCGACCGCAAACGTGGTTCTTCAGCCACTGCAACACGTCAGTTCAGATTGGTTGGGCTGCTCAACGAAGACGAAGACGAGTACCATCTCTACTTCACGAATCTACCGCGTAACGAGTACTCCGCGCCCGATATCGCGCAACTCTATCGGGCGCGGTGGGAAGTAGAGCTACTGTTCAAAGAGCTGAAATCGCGGTTTGGACTCGATGAGATCAACACGACTAAACCTTACATCATCGAGGCATTGGTGATCATGGCGGCGATTTCGCTGATGATCAGCCGCGAGATTGTCGATGAACTCCACAAGCTGGACGCGAAACGACGTGAGGCCGCGGACGCCGACGAGTCGGCGTCGCGGCTTCCTCCTCGTCGTGGTTCACTGGCGGTTGAGCGACATTCCCATCTGATTCAGTTGTACTTGATGCTTGAGCTGGGCTACGAACTGCCAGATCTGGACGAATTATTGTTGTGGGCGTCGCAGAATCCAAATCCACACAGGGAACGGTTACGCAGAGAGGTTGAATCGGGTGAGTTCGCCTTTGACCGCGACTAA
- a CDS encoding class I SAM-dependent methyltransferase, whose protein sequence is MKEAIERNFDLSVEKYVQYEQTAGVFQSLADKLVQEVSAASTSAPEIVIELGAGTGAGTNILLEQVGCPVAIDLSENMLQSNPSPIRIQGDFEQLPIANSSTDWTIYTASLFLAEHPDKAAAEACRVLRPSGVIGATAPVGWYRNDQPIFASLDVTSQSPSSAEEIHTTLKEYFDLRTGNFEITVSAESFRDFFSIPALAARLYPRLPPDERVNKANKVLADINGPVNQRWKWFVGRK, encoded by the coding sequence ATGAAAGAAGCAATTGAGAGGAATTTTGATCTCAGTGTTGAGAAATATGTCCAATATGAGCAAACAGCGGGAGTGTTCCAGTCACTCGCAGACAAGCTTGTTCAAGAGGTGAGTGCTGCTTCTACCTCTGCCCCTGAGATAGTCATCGAACTCGGGGCTGGAACAGGGGCTGGAACAAACATCTTACTTGAGCAAGTTGGATGTCCTGTTGCAATAGACCTTAGTGAGAATATGCTTCAGTCAAATCCATCACCGATCCGGATACAAGGCGATTTTGAGCAACTTCCAATCGCAAATTCATCCACCGACTGGACTATATATACCGCCTCGTTGTTTCTCGCTGAACATCCGGATAAAGCAGCAGCAGAGGCTTGTCGTGTCCTCCGACCGTCAGGAGTAATTGGTGCAACTGCTCCAGTTGGATGGTACCGTAATGATCAACCGATATTTGCGAGCTTAGATGTCACATCCCAGTCGCCCAGCTCTGCGGAAGAAATTCATACCACCCTAAAAGAATATTTTGACTTGAGAACTGGTAATTTTGAAATTACTGTATCAGCGGAAAGTTTTCGTGATTTCTTCTCTATTCCAGCACTGGCTGCTCGATTATATCCCAGATTGCCTCCTGACGAACGTGTTAACAAAGCAAATAAAGTATTAGCTGACATTAATGGTCCAGTCAACCAACGCTGGAAATGGTTTGTGGGTAGGAAATAG
- a CDS encoding ABC transporter ATP-binding protein has protein sequence MSMAKKDPDLRSGPHVKPEEAALGCRNVTKTFGAITAVDDVSIGIEQGEWISIVGPNGAGKTTLLNILNGFYEPDKENNEQDGRVFLKGEDVTDDAAYKRARNGLGRTFQGLELYEEEDVLENIMTIQSVKQRPSLLSSVAYFGLGRSTEADNMRRVEEIIDYLELWEYRHSKVASLPLGIQRRVDLARTLALDPDVMLLDEAMSGLTFDEKYDMYRFLADLHEEEDITLVMIEHDLEVVTDVSERMIVLDQGGVVARGEPERVVNDPEVQTIYTGVD, from the coding sequence ATGTCGATGGCAAAAAAAGACCCCGATCTACGATCCGGGCCGCATGTTAAGCCTGAAGAGGCTGCTCTGGGTTGCCGAAATGTGACAAAAACATTCGGAGCAATTACTGCAGTCGATGATGTCTCAATTGGAATCGAACAAGGTGAGTGGATTTCAATTGTTGGTCCGAATGGTGCTGGAAAGACGACGCTACTGAATATTCTCAATGGCTTCTATGAGCCCGACAAAGAAAACAATGAGCAAGATGGACGTGTGTTCCTCAAAGGAGAAGATGTCACTGATGATGCTGCATACAAACGAGCAAGAAATGGACTCGGGCGTACGTTTCAAGGCCTTGAGCTATATGAAGAAGAAGATGTTCTTGAAAATATTATGACGATACAGTCGGTGAAACAACGTCCCAGCCTCCTCTCTTCGGTTGCTTACTTCGGATTAGGGAGATCTACCGAAGCAGATAATATGCGCCGCGTTGAGGAGATTATCGACTATTTGGAACTATGGGAATACAGACATAGCAAGGTTGCGAGCTTGCCTCTTGGTATTCAACGACGAGTGGACTTAGCTCGGACGTTGGCACTGGACCCAGATGTAATGCTCCTTGACGAGGCAATGAGTGGTCTTACGTTTGATGAAAAATATGATATGTACCGGTTCTTAGCTGACCTACATGAAGAAGAAGACATTACTCTGGTCATGATTGAACACGACCTTGAGGTTGTAACAGACGTATCGGAACGTATGATTGTACTGGACCAAGGAGGGGTCGTTGCACGGGGAGAGCCTGAGCGTGTCGTCAACGATCCAGAAGTTCAGACAATCTACACGGGGGTCGATTGA
- a CDS encoding IclR family transcriptional regulator: MHSNDSSRQIQSVATAFEILSFVQRQGSVTLQNVSDRFDIAKSTAHNHLSTLHAMGYVSSEGNTYRLGLRLLTHGMAAREAIQSKEMIRDVLATVASSIDFPVWWIVEDHGRGIFVEKMGDADESYGRVGKRSYLHTHAPGKAILAELSEKQVQNIIDIHGLPVHTAQTITDPDELYGELKSIRKQGYARSSDEAALGIESLGVAFSGEYNRVHAIGVFGYSHGFGEKQHSTAIVDELVRAKQELTEKRS; this comes from the coding sequence ATGCACTCAAATGACTCATCGCGGCAGATTCAGTCGGTCGCGACAGCGTTTGAAATCCTCTCTTTTGTCCAGAGGCAAGGCAGTGTTACACTTCAGAATGTATCTGATCGCTTTGATATTGCTAAAAGCACGGCTCATAATCACTTGAGTACTTTACATGCGATGGGATATGTTTCATCAGAGGGGAATACATACCGTCTGGGTCTCCGGCTTCTAACACATGGAATGGCTGCTAGAGAAGCTATCCAATCGAAAGAAATGATCAGGGATGTACTTGCAACAGTAGCATCCAGTATTGATTTTCCGGTCTGGTGGATTGTTGAGGATCACGGCCGTGGTATCTTCGTCGAGAAAATGGGAGATGCTGATGAAAGTTATGGACGCGTCGGAAAACGCTCGTATCTCCACACACATGCACCAGGAAAAGCAATCTTAGCTGAACTGTCTGAAAAGCAGGTGCAAAATATTATCGATATACATGGACTTCCGGTTCACACGGCACAGACAATTACAGATCCCGATGAATTGTACGGTGAGCTAAAGTCGATTCGGAAGCAAGGATATGCGCGTTCAAGCGATGAGGCAGCACTTGGAATTGAGTCACTTGGTGTAGCATTTTCAGGAGAATATAACCGAGTTCATGCAATTGGAGTCTTTGGATATTCGCACGGCTTTGGGGAGAAACAGCACAGCACTGCTATTGTTGACGAGTTAGTGCGTGCTAAACAGGAACTAACTGAGAAGCGCTCCTGA
- a CDS encoding ABC transporter ATP-binding protein, whose amino-acid sequence MSKARRRDTHETPVVELDNAEIVYDRHFLAVQGVSMKAHEGEIVALLGPNGAGKSTILKMISGIGRTERGEVTRGSIHYEGDDITNAKTKDMVDRGVTHILEGRRVFPDLTVEENLRCGLYREGRRLRYDESDYELAFEYFPQLEDLLDVNAGYTSGGEQQMLVIARALIHRPKLLLLDEPSLGLAPQLVQDIFETMREINRKEDITMIVADQNAKRTLEIADYGYVLENGQIELHDPADELAEREEIKEFYLGATSDESRYSDVRHYKIRKRYN is encoded by the coding sequence ATGAGCAAAGCACGAAGACGAGATACACATGAAACTCCGGTTGTTGAGCTTGACAATGCTGAGATTGTCTATGATCGGCACTTCCTTGCTGTCCAAGGAGTGTCGATGAAAGCCCATGAAGGGGAGATTGTTGCACTGCTCGGACCAAATGGAGCAGGGAAGTCGACCATTTTGAAGATGATCTCAGGGATAGGACGCACAGAACGAGGCGAAGTGACAAGAGGGTCAATTCATTATGAAGGCGATGACATTACTAATGCAAAAACCAAGGACATGGTCGACCGGGGAGTAACGCATATTTTAGAGGGACGCCGTGTGTTTCCGGACCTAACCGTGGAAGAAAACCTGCGCTGTGGCCTCTACCGAGAAGGAAGGCGGCTCCGTTACGATGAGTCCGATTATGAACTTGCATTTGAATACTTCCCACAACTTGAGGACCTATTGGATGTGAACGCTGGATACACAAGTGGTGGTGAGCAGCAGATGTTGGTTATTGCTCGAGCATTAATTCACCGTCCCAAGTTATTGCTGCTTGATGAACCGTCGCTTGGACTTGCACCACAGCTTGTCCAAGATATCTTCGAGACGATGCGAGAGATTAACCGCAAGGAAGATATCACGATGATTGTTGCAGATCAGAATGCCAAACGAACACTTGAAATTGCTGATTACGGCTATGTTCTTGAGAATGGACAAATTGAGTTGCATGATCCTGCTGACGAGCTAGCAGAACGCGAAGAGATCAAAGAGTTCTACCTTGGAGCAACAAGCGACGAAAGCAGGTACTCGGATGTTAGACATTACAAGATTCGAAAGCGATACAACTGA
- a CDS encoding archaea-specific SMC-related protein, whose translation MDNQEAQTSSAVSGPLSVDVTNIGGIDQCSIILKPGVNVLVGRNATNRTSFLHAVASGLGGNKPNLKSDATEGLVTLKADNQQYARQQYRRNDTIHVEGNGYTTKSSLVDLFVATLEENPVRSAARRGDNLREIIMDPIDTEQINRRIRDLRRNKSDLESQQQKVTQRRSQLPKLEERRQKLKSELESIDQQIESHRTELSEYQSDLDQTDNTELVNRLENRRQQLNQAKDRLEVLEAELKALNEKRDSLLEDEESLSGRSQGDLDQVQRDLRSLRQKKRELEGTISDLTTIVDFNDNLIEGETELPDEVHPSDTTLDQLAPEEDRPVYCWTCGSETTIGSIKSQLQSLRQIVQEKRDDRTSIEQQINELQAEEKEIRKAIDKQQSIENNIDQTTRKIREKENQVDQTRDRITALKDEVATLEKQVADVEAVNEDAALEIHEKISELQYQRGQVEENLQRVEEDINEIEALPDEEEILDQIGQIQDQLEDERARIRDIENEVVEEFNNHMDVILELLDYQNIERVWIERHVRDAEDTSSTFELHIVRTDASGAGYEDSIENLSESEREVIGLILALAGFLAHEVYKDVPFILLDSLEAIDATRITNLVEYFAKYTEYLIVALLPEDAGDITGEANYISADKLS comes from the coding sequence ATGGACAATCAAGAAGCACAAACGTCTAGTGCAGTATCTGGGCCCCTTTCCGTTGATGTTACAAATATTGGAGGGATAGATCAGTGCTCAATTATATTAAAACCGGGTGTAAACGTTTTAGTAGGTCGAAATGCAACAAATAGAACCAGTTTTCTTCATGCAGTTGCCAGCGGCCTTGGAGGAAATAAACCAAATCTAAAAAGTGATGCAACAGAGGGACTAGTAACACTAAAAGCAGATAATCAACAGTATGCCAGACAACAATACCGACGGAATGACACTATTCATGTTGAGGGCAATGGGTACACAACTAAATCATCATTAGTTGATTTGTTTGTTGCAACGCTAGAAGAGAACCCAGTTCGATCGGCGGCACGCCGGGGTGATAATCTTCGGGAAATTATTATGGATCCAATTGACACTGAACAGATTAACCGCAGAATCCGTGACCTTCGGCGTAATAAATCGGATCTAGAATCACAACAGCAAAAAGTGACCCAACGCCGAAGTCAGCTGCCGAAGCTGGAAGAGCGTCGTCAAAAACTCAAAAGCGAACTTGAGTCAATTGACCAGCAAATTGAATCCCATCGGACTGAACTGTCCGAGTACCAATCAGATTTGGATCAAACAGACAATACTGAACTTGTTAATCGACTAGAAAACCGCCGACAGCAACTAAATCAAGCAAAGGATCGTCTCGAAGTTTTAGAGGCTGAGCTAAAAGCATTAAACGAAAAAAGAGACTCATTACTTGAAGACGAAGAATCGCTTTCCGGGCGTTCACAGGGAGATCTTGATCAAGTGCAACGTGACTTGCGGTCCCTCCGCCAGAAGAAACGTGAGTTAGAAGGAACCATTTCGGACTTAACAACGATTGTTGATTTCAATGATAATTTAATTGAAGGAGAAACCGAACTTCCTGACGAAGTCCATCCTTCGGACACGACACTTGACCAACTGGCTCCAGAGGAAGATCGTCCAGTCTACTGCTGGACATGCGGGTCAGAGACAACAATTGGGTCAATAAAGAGTCAACTACAGTCGCTCCGCCAGATAGTACAGGAAAAAAGAGATGACCGCACCAGTATTGAACAACAAATAAATGAATTACAGGCTGAAGAGAAGGAAATTAGAAAGGCAATCGACAAACAGCAAAGCATCGAAAATAATATCGATCAGACAACGCGTAAAATTAGGGAAAAAGAAAACCAGGTAGACCAAACACGTGATCGAATTACAGCACTAAAGGATGAAGTCGCAACGCTTGAGAAACAGGTTGCAGATGTAGAAGCTGTTAATGAGGACGCTGCGCTTGAGATACATGAAAAAATTAGTGAACTTCAATATCAGCGAGGCCAGGTTGAAGAAAATCTCCAGCGCGTAGAAGAAGATATTAATGAAATTGAGGCCCTTCCGGATGAAGAAGAAATTCTGGACCAGATAGGCCAGATACAGGACCAATTAGAGGATGAACGAGCACGCATTCGGGATATCGAGAATGAAGTGGTTGAAGAATTTAACAACCATATGGATGTAATATTGGAGTTATTGGATTATCAAAATATTGAGCGCGTTTGGATCGAACGCCATGTAAGAGATGCAGAAGATACTTCATCCACATTTGAACTACATATTGTCAGAACAGACGCCTCTGGGGCTGGATACGAGGACTCCATCGAGAACCTAAGTGAAAGTGAACGGGAAGTTATCGGACTAATATTGGCTCTTGCTGGGTTCCTTGCGCATGAAGTCTACAAAGATGTCCCATTTATTCTTCTGGATTCGCTTGAAGCAATTGACGCTACGAGGATTACTAATCTTGTTGAGTACTTTGCAAAGTACACTGAATACCTAATTGTTGCACTGCTACCGGAAGACGCAGGTGATATTACAGGAGAAGCCAACTACATCTCAGCAGACAAATTATCGTAA
- a CDS encoding acyl-CoA dehydrogenase family protein: MDFSRSEEHSMIESTATEIANEYGPEYWREKEENEEFAEEFWDALSDAGFHGLMVPIEYEGAGMGMQEMGTAMETLCAEGCGMAGTWYLVLTAGMATVGIKEYGTKAQKRNYLTDIALGERNFSIGITEPEAGTNTLNTETFAEKDGDEYVINGQKAWITFSDRADNMIAVTRTTPIEDVDRKTDGISLFIVNMDSPGIEVSPIPKHAMNYSKSCEVFFNDVRVPEENILGKKDQGWKPLLEMINPERIGFAAAATGIGKLAAREAIDYANEREVFDAPVGTHQAVSFPITKAYARMETASLMRRKASWLYDNDKECGYETNVAKATSIEAGIEAVKQSMQAFGGWGFAKEYDVERWWREINLARLAPVTQQMAYNHISQQIGFPRSY, from the coding sequence ATGGATTTTAGCCGTTCGGAAGAGCATTCTATGATCGAATCGACAGCGACAGAAATTGCGAATGAATATGGCCCGGAATACTGGCGAGAAAAAGAAGAAAACGAAGAGTTTGCAGAAGAGTTCTGGGATGCTCTTAGCGATGCTGGTTTTCACGGGTTGATGGTGCCAATCGAGTACGAAGGGGCTGGTATGGGAATGCAAGAGATGGGAACAGCGATGGAAACACTCTGCGCAGAAGGATGCGGAATGGCTGGGACGTGGTATTTAGTTCTGACTGCTGGAATGGCTACTGTTGGCATTAAAGAGTACGGCACAAAAGCACAGAAAAGAAACTACCTTACTGATATTGCGCTTGGCGAACGAAACTTTTCAATCGGCATCACAGAACCAGAAGCAGGAACAAACACGCTAAACACTGAAACGTTCGCAGAGAAAGACGGCGACGAATACGTAATTAATGGACAAAAAGCGTGGATCACTTTTTCTGATCGGGCTGATAACATGATCGCTGTCACCCGGACAACTCCGATTGAAGATGTAGATCGAAAAACAGACGGAATCAGTCTATTCATTGTTAATATGGATAGTCCTGGCATCGAAGTGTCACCTATACCGAAGCATGCCATGAATTATTCAAAATCTTGTGAAGTGTTTTTTAATGATGTGCGAGTGCCAGAAGAGAATATTCTCGGTAAAAAAGACCAAGGCTGGAAGCCTCTTTTAGAGATGATCAACCCCGAAAGAATTGGATTCGCTGCCGCCGCGACAGGAATCGGCAAATTGGCAGCTCGTGAAGCAATTGATTATGCGAATGAACGAGAGGTATTCGATGCACCCGTTGGAACGCATCAAGCAGTTTCATTCCCAATAACCAAAGCGTACGCACGGATGGAAACAGCATCACTGATGCGGCGAAAGGCATCGTGGCTATATGATAATGATAAGGAGTGTGGCTACGAAACAAACGTCGCTAAGGCAACATCCATTGAAGCTGGAATTGAGGCCGTTAAACAGTCAATGCAAGCGTTTGGGGGATGGGGATTCGCCAAAGAGTACGATGTCGAGCGGTGGTGGCGAGAGATCAATCTTGCCCGACTTGCACCAGTGACTCAACAGATGGCATACAATCACATTAGCCAGCAGATTGGATTTCCCCGTTCATACTAA
- a CDS encoding CoA ester lyase, whose protein sequence is MQPIRSALYVPGNREEWIRSAHQHGSDAIILDLEDAVPPAEKQQARDTLEDTIPTLQDKGQRIFVRINGTPESSLEVTADLESVLPLEVEALLVPEVSSPDEIARLETIMKHIERRENLSPTELAVLIETAEGMKQTYEICKESNRIGAIACGAVKGADTARSLGFEWTGPGREGLETLHLREKVLMDAKAAGVQYPLSGPYVDIDDIDGLQQDMNFAREIGYTGYTIIHPSHVEPANDIFLPEEETVEYWIGAYQALSAAISEGKSAVRYNGDMIDTATMKTAKQQLQRAAMFEHELDLDREIPDMETVEQQIS, encoded by the coding sequence ATGCAGCCGATTCGATCAGCACTATATGTTCCTGGTAACAGAGAGGAATGGATTCGTTCAGCGCATCAGCATGGGTCAGATGCTATTATTCTTGATTTAGAAGACGCTGTACCGCCAGCAGAAAAACAGCAAGCACGAGATACGCTTGAGGATACAATTCCCACATTGCAAGATAAGGGCCAGCGCATATTTGTCAGAATTAACGGCACGCCAGAAAGCAGTCTAGAAGTAACAGCAGATCTTGAATCTGTTCTACCACTCGAAGTTGAAGCACTACTTGTTCCTGAAGTGAGCTCTCCTGATGAGATTGCACGCTTAGAAACAATAATGAAACATATCGAGCGACGAGAAAACCTTTCTCCGACAGAATTAGCTGTGCTTATCGAAACAGCCGAAGGTATGAAGCAAACATATGAAATCTGTAAAGAATCGAATCGAATTGGCGCCATTGCGTGCGGGGCAGTAAAAGGGGCTGACACAGCTCGTTCATTGGGCTTCGAATGGACTGGCCCTGGAAGAGAAGGACTTGAGACACTACATCTTCGGGAAAAAGTATTAATGGATGCTAAGGCCGCTGGCGTCCAATATCCGCTATCAGGTCCGTACGTTGACATCGATGATATCGATGGATTACAGCAAGATATGAACTTTGCACGGGAGATAGGGTATACTGGCTATACGATTATTCATCCGTCTCATGTGGAGCCCGCAAATGATATTTTTTTGCCTGAGGAGGAAACAGTTGAGTATTGGATTGGTGCGTATCAGGCACTTTCTGCTGCAATTTCTGAAGGGAAAAGCGCAGTTCGGTACAATGGTGATATGATCGATACTGCCACCATGAAAACAGCTAAACAACAGTTACAGCGAGCTGCGATGTTTGAACACGAGCTTGATCTTGACCGGGAAATCCCGGACATGGAAACGGTTGAGCAACAAATAAGCTGA
- a CDS encoding twin-arginine translocation signal domain-containing protein: MSNGNSRSETSRYNRRSFLAATGTAAVGAGVSTAGCIDALTSEEIEGILIPGLIRSSLGSEPADVATEIAEAT; encoded by the coding sequence ATGTCGAATGGTAACAGTAGATCTGAGACTTCTAGATATAACCGTCGATCCTTTCTAGCAGCTACAGGAACGGCTGCTGTTGGGGCGGGAGTATCGACTGCAGGTTGTATTGATGCTTTGACCAGCGAGGAGATTGAAGGGATCCTTATTCCGGGACTCATTCGTTCTAGTTTAGGCAGCGAACCAGCAGACGTGGCTACGGAAATCGCTGAAGCTACATGA